The following proteins are encoded in a genomic region of Rhizobium sp. CCGE531:
- a CDS encoding CAP-Gly domain protein, with translation MSYDFHVGQKVVCIDDKFKHVSIDQLIRKGTIYTIRWVGEYTHYVDGTFIGVKLEEIHRGNDDGPEGYGAADMPYRASRFRPLVKDKIATLRKLLAPTPDAPAEPKVKVKKTEKV, from the coding sequence GTGAGTTACGATTTCCATGTGGGCCAGAAGGTCGTCTGCATCGATGACAAGTTCAAGCATGTCAGCATCGATCAGCTGATCCGCAAGGGGACGATCTACACCATCCGCTGGGTCGGCGAATACACGCATTATGTCGACGGCACCTTCATCGGCGTGAAGCTGGAGGAGATCCATCGCGGCAATGATGACGGCCCGGAAGGCTATGGCGCCGCCGACATGCCCTATCGCGCCAGCCGCTTCCGCCCGCTGGTGAAGGACAAGATCGCCACGCTGAGAAAGCTGCTCGCGCCAACGCCGGATGCGCCGGCGGAGCCGAAGGTCAAGGTGAAGAAGACGGAAAAGGTCTGA
- a CDS encoding four-carbon acid sugar kinase family protein, which produces MPTLRLIADDLTGALDTAVEFVGVYGPIEVERGDALAASLPDCLAIDSGTREKTAAEAAAIIGHVAPLLEGADLAFKKVDSLFRGPWAAELAACFRLGHWRHCILAPAFPHHGRHTRGGRQVLYAGKDAWRDVSGDLVAHLRAEGLPAFNTTPDLTSADGFENQPIPDGIHVFDAHSDEDLDAVIAWVSSQLEGPVLWSGTGGLARALARNIDLATHHRPHAGKAAGEQHPTPAVPISRRLQRPVLGLFGSDQPITLAQLQACGPNWLKLAEGAGADAVDQQMQQSGVAMVSLDLPTGLERDDATRRIEATFGGMAKALPAPGTLIVAGGETLRNLCSALDVTALSITGQAAPGLPRSMIVGGPWQGTTVISKSGAFGGPTLWRDLLSENALIAGGEEP; this is translated from the coding sequence ATGCCCACCCTCCGCCTCATTGCCGATGACTTGACCGGCGCGCTCGATACAGCCGTCGAATTTGTCGGCGTCTATGGGCCGATCGAGGTGGAGCGCGGCGATGCGCTTGCCGCAAGCCTGCCGGATTGCCTTGCGATCGACAGCGGCACCCGCGAGAAAACGGCGGCCGAGGCAGCCGCCATCATCGGTCATGTCGCGCCGCTGCTGGAGGGCGCCGATCTCGCCTTCAAGAAGGTGGATAGCCTGTTTCGCGGCCCCTGGGCGGCGGAATTGGCAGCCTGCTTTCGGCTCGGCCATTGGCGCCACTGCATTCTCGCCCCGGCCTTTCCGCATCATGGGCGGCACACAAGGGGCGGACGGCAGGTGCTCTATGCCGGGAAGGACGCCTGGCGCGATGTCAGCGGCGATCTGGTCGCTCACTTGCGGGCGGAGGGATTGCCGGCCTTCAACACGACGCCCGACCTGACCTCCGCCGATGGCTTTGAAAATCAGCCCATCCCGGATGGCATCCATGTTTTCGATGCCCATTCCGACGAGGATCTGGACGCCGTCATCGCATGGGTATCGTCGCAGCTGGAAGGACCGGTCCTCTGGAGCGGTACTGGCGGCCTCGCCCGCGCTTTGGCGCGCAATATCGATCTGGCAACGCATCATCGGCCTCACGCCGGAAAGGCTGCGGGTGAACAGCACCCGACGCCCGCCGTCCCCATCTCGCGCAGGCTGCAAAGACCGGTGCTCGGCCTCTTCGGCTCGGACCAGCCGATCACGCTGGCGCAACTCCAGGCCTGCGGCCCCAACTGGCTGAAGCTTGCGGAAGGCGCTGGTGCCGATGCCGTCGACCAACAAATGCAGCAAAGCGGCGTCGCCATGGTCAGCCTCGACCTGCCAACAGGGCTTGAACGCGACGATGCCACAAGGCGCATCGAGGCGACCTTCGGCGGCATGGCCAAGGCTCTGCCCGCTCCGGGCACATTGATCGTTGCCGGCGGCGAGACCCTGCGAAACCTATGCTCGGCGCTCGATGTCACAGCCCTCAGCATCACCGGCCAGGCAGCGCCCGGCCTGCCCCGCTCCATGATCGTCGGTGGCCCCTGGCAAGGAACGACTGTCATCTCCAAATCAGGCGCATTCGGCGGGCCTACCCTATGGCGCGATCTCTTGAGTGAAAACGCGCTGATCGCCGGAGGAGAAGAACCATGA
- the pdxA gene encoding 4-hydroxythreonine-4-phosphate dehydrogenase PdxA has protein sequence MTRHLAITMGDPAGIGPEIIVKAAMRLKDRLDEGKLKLTIIGSGPALRLAERQLGLDIKIPEARMDGDWPNLCFIQADVEGEPILPGRLSADGGRMAFRAIEKAVQLAMSGKVGGIVTAPLNKEALNKAGFHYAGHTELLAELTGARGSVMMLAHGNMRVSHVTTHVALEDVPKRLTPERLRLVIDLTHKALKNLGIANPKIAVAALNPHAGEGGLFGRQDIDISAPTIAKAVSDGLDIVGPVPGDTVFVKLRAGQYDAVIAMYHDQGHIPVKLLGFEIDPATGKWMDLSGVNITLGLPIVRTSVDHGTAFDIAGKGIANERSLIEAIEFAERLAGD, from the coding sequence ATGACGCGGCACCTGGCAATCACCATGGGCGATCCCGCCGGCATCGGGCCGGAAATCATCGTCAAGGCCGCGATGCGGCTGAAGGATCGGCTCGATGAAGGTAAGCTGAAGCTAACGATCATCGGCAGCGGCCCGGCCCTGCGCCTCGCCGAACGCCAGCTTGGCCTCGATATCAAGATCCCGGAAGCGCGGATGGATGGTGACTGGCCGAACCTCTGCTTCATCCAGGCCGATGTCGAGGGAGAGCCGATCCTGCCGGGCCGGCTTTCTGCAGACGGTGGCCGCATGGCGTTCAGGGCGATCGAGAAGGCCGTTCAGCTCGCCATGTCAGGCAAGGTCGGCGGCATCGTCACCGCGCCGCTCAACAAGGAAGCGCTGAACAAGGCCGGCTTTCATTATGCCGGCCATACCGAACTGCTGGCGGAACTGACAGGCGCGCGCGGCTCGGTGATGATGCTCGCCCATGGCAATATGCGCGTCAGCCACGTCACCACCCATGTCGCGCTCGAGGATGTGCCGAAGCGCCTGACGCCCGAGCGGCTGCGCCTCGTCATCGACCTCACCCACAAGGCACTCAAAAATCTCGGCATAGCCAACCCGAAGATCGCGGTCGCCGCCCTCAATCCGCATGCCGGCGAAGGCGGCCTCTTCGGCCGCCAGGATATCGACATCTCCGCGCCGACCATTGCCAAGGCCGTGTCCGACGGGCTCGATATCGTCGGCCCCGTTCCCGGCGACACCGTCTTCGTCAAGCTGCGCGCCGGCCAATACGACGCCGTCATCGCCATGTATCACGATCAGGGCCATATCCCCGTCAAGCTGCTCGGTTTCGAAATCGACCCGGCGACGGGAAAATGGATGGATCTTTCCGGCGTCAACATCACTCTCGGCCTGCCGATCGTGCGCACCTCCGTCGACCACGGCACAGCCTTCGACATCGCCGGCAAAGGCATCGCCAATGAGCGCAGCCTGATCGAGGCGATCGAATTCGCCGAAAGACTTGCCGGCGATTGA
- a CDS encoding IS110 family transposase produces METIVGIDVSKERLDVAVLPQGEVFAVGNDHAGVDALVERLQAVGVDVIALEATGGFETLAVAGLSSAGLTVLVVNPAQVRAYAHAIGRRAKTDPIDAAVIAAFVLATKPEIRPLRDAETQALSELVARRRQIVQMIVAEENRLRMALAKQAQKSIKRLLAALRRELESLDADLDDHIRKSPVWRVRETLLVSVPGVGPTTARTLLAELPELGSLDRRQIASLAGLAPWTRQSGQWKGKSFIGGGRGKVRAVLFMAALVASRHNPSLKAFRDRLVAAGKPKIVAIVATMRKLLTILNAIIRDARPWQNA; encoded by the coding sequence ATGGAAACGATTGTTGGCATTGATGTTTCGAAAGAGCGGCTGGATGTTGCAGTCCTGCCGCAAGGGGAGGTTTTTGCCGTTGGCAATGACCATGCCGGTGTCGATGCGTTGGTCGAGCGGCTGCAGGCGGTCGGCGTCGATGTGATTGCGCTTGAGGCGACGGGCGGCTTCGAGACGCTGGCGGTGGCCGGTCTGTCATCGGCCGGATTGACGGTTCTCGTCGTCAATCCGGCGCAAGTGCGCGCCTATGCCCATGCGATCGGCCGCAGGGCCAAGACCGATCCGATCGATGCCGCCGTCATCGCCGCCTTCGTCCTGGCGACGAAGCCGGAGATCCGGCCGTTGCGCGATGCCGAGACACAGGCTCTGTCCGAGCTGGTGGCCCGCAGGCGCCAGATCGTGCAGATGATCGTGGCCGAGGAGAACCGGTTGCGCATGGCGCTGGCCAAACAGGCGCAGAAAAGCATCAAGCGATTGCTTGCGGCCTTGCGGCGCGAACTCGAAAGCCTCGATGCCGATCTCGACGACCATATCCGCAAATCGCCGGTCTGGCGGGTGCGCGAGACGCTGCTCGTCTCGGTGCCAGGTGTCGGGCCGACAACGGCGCGCACGCTGCTGGCCGAGCTGCCCGAACTCGGCAGCCTCGACCGGCGCCAGATCGCCTCACTGGCAGGGCTTGCGCCCTGGACGCGGCAATCGGGTCAATGGAAAGGCAAGAGCTTCATCGGCGGCGGCAGAGGCAAGGTGCGCGCCGTGCTGTTCATGGCCGCCCTCGTCGCCAGCCGCCATAACCCAAGCCTCAAGGCCTTCCGTGACCGCCTCGTGGCAGCCGGAAAGCCAAAGATCGTCGCCATCGTCGCTACCATGCGAAAGCTGCTCACCATCCTCAACGCCATCATCAGGGACGCACGACCGTGGCAAAACGCTTGA
- a CDS encoding VOC family protein produces MSKIAPCLWFAREAEEAANFYVSLFPDSRIDHVQKNIVDTPAGKSDQVLVVNFTLAGQRFMALNGGNRIEFTHAISLEVDCADQAEVDRLWNGLTDGGAAVQCGWLTDRYGVSWQVVPTVLGKYIADPDPAKAARVMQAMMEMVKLDIAGLEAAYRG; encoded by the coding sequence ATGTCCAAGATTGCCCCATGCCTGTGGTTTGCGCGCGAAGCGGAGGAAGCAGCGAATTTCTATGTTTCGCTCTTCCCGGATTCCCGGATCGATCATGTTCAGAAGAACATCGTCGACACGCCGGCCGGTAAGTCCGATCAGGTTCTGGTCGTCAACTTCACGCTCGCCGGCCAGCGCTTCATGGCGCTGAACGGCGGCAACCGCATCGAGTTCACCCATGCGATCTCGCTGGAGGTGGATTGCGCCGACCAAGCCGAAGTCGACCGGCTCTGGAACGGGCTGACGGATGGCGGAGCGGCCGTTCAATGCGGCTGGCTAACGGATCGCTACGGCGTCTCCTGGCAGGTCGTGCCGACCGTGCTCGGCAAGTATATCGCCGATCCGGATCCGGCCAAGGCGGCCCGCGTCATGCAGGCGATGATGGAGATGGTGAAGCTCGATATTGCCGGCCTCGAAGCCGCCTATCGCGGCTGA
- a CDS encoding metallophosphoesterase: MQQQRDRIDLTGRDYTAIYALSDIHGCHDEMAEAERRIVADARTLPGRKLLMFLGDYVDRGPRSSDVLAHLSAPPPEGFDRYALCGNHDDVFLGFLDDPDANVHWLEFGALPTLASYGIDARHILFDLGYSIRQLRDMTLKAMPPAHVELLRSLAAAVTIGSTLFVHAGIKPGIPFRDQTDEDLMWIREPFLSEGPRLPLLVVHGHTPGSHPTFGIGRIGIDTAVSMGGSLTILKIADGRQTILPPI; the protein is encoded by the coding sequence ATGCAGCAGCAACGGGACCGTATCGACCTCACCGGACGCGATTATACCGCGATCTATGCGCTGAGCGACATCCATGGCTGCCACGACGAGATGGCGGAGGCTGAAAGGCGCATCGTCGCCGATGCCCGCACCCTGCCCGGCCGAAAGCTTCTGATGTTTCTCGGCGATTATGTCGATCGCGGCCCGCGTTCCAGCGACGTGCTCGCGCATCTCAGCGCGCCGCCGCCGGAAGGCTTCGATCGCTATGCGCTTTGCGGCAATCATGATGATGTCTTCCTGGGCTTTCTCGATGATCCCGATGCCAACGTCCATTGGCTCGAATTCGGCGCGCTGCCGACGCTCGCCTCCTATGGCATCGATGCCAGGCACATTCTCTTCGACCTTGGCTACAGCATCCGGCAATTGCGTGACATGACGCTGAAGGCTATGCCGCCAGCGCATGTCGAGCTGCTGCGGTCGCTCGCCGCAGCCGTCACAATCGGCTCGACGCTCTTCGTTCATGCCGGCATCAAGCCCGGCATTCCCTTCAGGGATCAGACGGACGAGGATTTGATGTGGATCCGTGAACCATTCCTGTCGGAAGGGCCGCGACTGCCGCTTCTGGTGGTCCACGGCCACACGCCTGGCTCCCATCCGACTTTCGGCATAGGCCGCATCGGCATCGATACGGCCGTTTCCATGGGCGGAAGCCTGACGATCCTCAAGATCGCCGATGGCAGGCAGACGATCTTGCCGCCGATCTGA